One Loxodonta africana isolate mLoxAfr1 chromosome 8, mLoxAfr1.hap2, whole genome shotgun sequence DNA window includes the following coding sequences:
- the EVX1 gene encoding homeobox even-skipped homolog protein 1, producing the protein MESRKDMVMFLDGGQLGTLVGKRVSNLSEAVGSPLPEPPEKMVPRSCLSPRAGPPAARERGGGGPEEESVDGLGGSAAGPGAEPRAAGAAVLGPGPPAPSADSLSGQGQPSSSDTESDFYEEIEVSCTPDCATGNAEYQHSKGSGSDALAGSPNGSGEASKSNGGGGGGGGGGGGGSQGTLSCSASDQMRRYRTAFTREQIARLEKEFYRENYVSRPRRCELAAALNLPETTIKVWFQNRRMKDKRQRLAMTWPHPADPAFYTYMMSHAAAAGGLPYPFPSHLPLSYYSPVGLGAASAASAAASPFSGPLRPLDTFRVLSQPYPRPELLCAFRHPPLYPGPAHGLGSSAGGPCSCLACHSGPANGLAPRASAAAASDFTCASTSRSDSFLTFAPSVLSKASSVALDQREEVPLTR; encoded by the exons ATGGAGAGCCGAAAGGACATGGTTATGTTTCTGGATGGGGGTCAGCTTGGCACCCTGGTTGGCAAGAGGGTCTCCAATTTGTCCGAAGCCGTGGGCAGCCCTTTGCCCGAGCCGCCCGAGAAGATGGTACCCCGTAGTTGCCTGAGCCCGCGGGCCGGCCCTCCCGCCGCCCGGGAGCGCGGCGGGGGAGGCCCGGAGGAGGAGTCGGTCGACGGATTAGGTGGTAGCGCGGCGGGCCCGGGCGCCGAACCGCGAGCAGCCGGGGCGGCAGTCCTCGGCCCGGGTCCCCCGGCCCCTTCTGCAGACAGCCTGTCCGGCCAGGGGCAACCCAGCAGCTCGGATACAGAGTCGGATTTCTATGAAGAAATCGAGGTGAGCTGCACCCCGGACTGCGCCACCGGGAACGCCGAGTACCAGCACAGCAAAG GGTCCGGCTCAGACGCACTGGCCGGCAGTCCGAACGGCAGCGGCGAGGCCTCCAAGAGtaacggcggcggcggcggcggcggcggcggcggagggggtGGCTCGCAGGGCACCCTGTCCTGCAGCGCCAGTGACCAGATGCGCCGTTACCGCACCGCCTTCACCAGGGAGCAGATCGCGCGGCTGGAAAAGGAATTCTACCGGGAGAACTACGTATCGAGGCCGCGGAGATGCGAACTGGCAGCCGCCCTAAACCTGCCGGAAACCACTATCAAG GTGTGGTTCCAGAATCGGCGCATGAAGGACAAGCGGCAGCGGCTGGCCATGACGTGGCCGCACCCGGCCGACCCCGCCTTCTACACGTACATGATGAGCCACGCGGCGGCCGCGGGAGGCCTGCCCTACCCCTTCCCGTCGCACCTGCCGCTGTCCTACTACTCGCCCGTGGGCCTGGGCGCCGCGTCCGCCGCCTCTGCTGCCGCCTCACCCTTCAGCGGCCCGCTGCGCCCGCTCGACACATTCCGCGTGCTCTCGCAGCCCTACCCGCGGCCAGAACTGCTGTGCGCTTTCCGCCACCCGCCGCTGTACCCGGGCCCGGCGCACGGACTGGGCTCCTCGGCCGGCGGCCCGTGCTCGTGCCTCGCCTGCCACAGCGGCCCGGCCAACGGACTGGCGCCCCGGGccagcgccgccgccgcctcGGACTTCACCTGTGCCTCCACCTCCCGGTCGGACTCCTTCCTCACCTTCGCTCCTTCCGTGCTCAGCAAGGCCTCCTCGGTCGCACTGGACCAGAGGGAGGAAGTGCCCCTCACCAGATAA